A portion of the Ferrimicrobium sp. genome contains these proteins:
- a CDS encoding glycine--tRNA ligase produces MPDLDRMEAIVSLAKQRGFIFPSAEIYGGFRSTYDYGPLGALMLRNVREAWWNFMVQQRPNVVGIEAAILSSPKIWEASGHLAGFTDPLVDCRKCGSRWREDQIEGVCPSCGSTDLTEARDFNLMFRTFVGPVADDASVAYLRPETAQGMFVNFPLVQRALRLKPPFGIAQLGKSFRNEITPGNFVFRTREFDQMEMEFFTPPELADRYFQYWTTERYEWYRTLGIPADELRLRPHDPDELSHYSKGTVDIEYRFPWGFGELEGIANRGTYDLNAHATHSGTDMTYFDPQTNERYLPNVIEPAGGVTRAMMAFLLSAFDRDEVGGEERTVLRLSPFLAPYTVAVLPLSRKPELQGAADAVFASLASAFSCDFDVTQSIGRRYRRQDEIGTPFCVTVDFDTLDDKAVTVRDRDTTEQVRIPMTEVTRYLQERLDSTARPVATPFG; encoded by the coding sequence ATGCCTGATCTTGATCGAATGGAAGCCATTGTCAGCCTCGCAAAACAACGGGGGTTTATCTTTCCGTCAGCCGAGATCTACGGTGGATTCCGATCGACCTATGACTATGGACCCCTTGGAGCGCTCATGCTGCGCAACGTCCGCGAAGCGTGGTGGAACTTCATGGTCCAACAGCGTCCGAACGTGGTAGGGATCGAAGCGGCCATACTATCGAGCCCAAAGATCTGGGAGGCTTCGGGGCACTTAGCGGGTTTCACGGATCCACTTGTCGATTGTCGTAAATGCGGTTCGCGGTGGAGAGAGGACCAGATCGAGGGCGTATGCCCTAGTTGTGGATCCACGGATCTCACCGAGGCGCGTGACTTCAATCTGATGTTTCGGACCTTTGTCGGTCCTGTCGCCGATGATGCTTCCGTGGCTTACCTACGACCCGAGACCGCGCAAGGAATGTTTGTCAATTTTCCGTTGGTGCAGCGAGCGCTTCGGCTCAAGCCACCTTTTGGGATCGCGCAACTCGGTAAGTCATTCCGCAATGAGATCACTCCCGGCAACTTTGTCTTTCGAACGCGCGAATTTGATCAGATGGAGATGGAGTTTTTTACCCCGCCGGAACTCGCTGACCGATACTTCCAGTATTGGACCACAGAGCGTTACGAATGGTATCGCACCCTTGGGATTCCAGCAGATGAGCTGCGCTTACGGCCACATGATCCCGATGAGCTTTCTCACTACTCGAAGGGCACCGTCGACATTGAGTATCGGTTTCCGTGGGGCTTTGGCGAACTTGAGGGGATTGCGAATCGTGGAACCTACGATCTCAACGCCCATGCGACGCATTCTGGCACGGATATGACCTACTTCGACCCACAAACCAATGAGCGCTATCTTCCCAACGTCATCGAACCCGCCGGAGGGGTGACGCGAGCGATGATGGCCTTCTTGCTCTCAGCCTTCGACCGAGACGAGGTAGGTGGCGAGGAACGTACCGTCTTGCGCTTGTCGCCCTTTCTTGCTCCGTATACGGTGGCGGTGTTGCCATTGTCGCGAAAACCCGAGCTCCAGGGGGCTGCAGATGCTGTCTTTGCGAGCTTAGCCAGTGCGTTCAGTTGTGATTTTGATGTGACCCAGTCGATTGGACGTCGCTATCGTCGACAGGATGAGATCGGTACACCATTCTGTGTCACCGTGGATTTCGATACGCTCGATGACAAGGCGGTGACGGTACGAGATCGTGATACGACTGAGCAAGTGCGTATTCCAATGACTGAGGTTACGCGGTATCTTCAGGAGCGACTGGACTCCACGGCTCGCCCAGTCGCCACACCCTTTGGTTAG
- the recO gene encoding DNA repair protein RecO, producing MKSYADRAVVIRTWPLGESDRIVTLFTREHGKVRAVAKGVRGAKSRISGLIQPTSELDLLLYRGRELDVIQQASLVQAHLARVRVDPGRFGSALEWLEAIDSLTLDRHPDPVVYELMNRGLRLMGDEPGPFLLGALLVRLLDIEGYAPNLTVCGLCGAPGSFAGFDFASSAPRCSGCGGEPVGTEIFAKAALILAHRVSEVLIDKDARGGREFEAFAIRLVKEVVGRGLRSTGVVASLLEPQATQNQPS from the coding sequence ATGAAGTCCTACGCAGATCGAGCCGTGGTGATCCGCACCTGGCCACTCGGAGAGTCAGATCGAATTGTGACTCTTTTTACCCGCGAACACGGTAAGGTTCGGGCGGTCGCTAAGGGTGTGCGGGGTGCTAAGAGTCGTATCTCAGGATTAATCCAGCCGACCAGCGAGCTCGATCTACTTCTCTATCGCGGACGAGAGTTGGACGTCATCCAACAGGCGTCACTCGTGCAGGCGCATCTCGCTCGCGTCAGGGTTGATCCGGGCCGATTTGGCTCGGCGTTGGAGTGGCTTGAGGCGATCGACAGTCTCACCCTTGATCGGCATCCTGATCCGGTTGTCTACGAGCTGATGAACCGTGGCCTGCGCCTCATGGGTGACGAACCTGGCCCATTCTTACTGGGTGCGCTGCTGGTACGACTACTCGATATCGAGGGTTATGCCCCGAACCTCACCGTGTGCGGACTCTGTGGTGCCCCTGGTTCTTTCGCGGGTTTTGACTTCGCGAGTTCTGCCCCCAGATGTTCTGGCTGTGGTGGGGAACCTGTTGGAACTGAGATCTTCGCGAAGGCGGCATTGATTCTCGCCCATCGCGTCAGCGAGGTGCTCATTGACAAGGACGCTCGAGGTGGGCGGGAGTTTGAAGCGTTTGCTATTCGATTGGTCAAGGAGGTGGTGGGTAGAGGTCTGCGTTCCACCGGTGTGGTAGCCTCCCTGCTCGAGCCCCAGGCCACCCAAAATCAGCCTTCCTAA
- the uppS gene encoding polyprenyl diphosphate synthase, translating to MIEGIDPTKIPVHVGCVMDGNGRWAEQFGLPRTEGHAAGEEALLDTVYGALDLGISWLTVYAFSTENWRRPSDEVRFLMNFNRGLLRRRRDELNDLGVRIRFIGRRNWRVPRSVLREMDRAEELTQANSTLTLTMAFNYGGRAEIVDAVQSIVAAGYRPSQVNDALIASYLYQPEMPDPDLVVRTSGEYRISNFLLWQLAYSELVFVDEYWPDFRREHLFEAVRLYQGRSRRYGGVKEPRRR from the coding sequence ATGATCGAGGGTATCGATCCGACCAAGATTCCTGTCCATGTGGGGTGTGTGATGGACGGGAACGGTCGTTGGGCTGAGCAGTTTGGTCTCCCACGCACTGAGGGGCACGCGGCGGGGGAAGAGGCTCTGCTTGACACTGTATATGGCGCGCTTGATCTAGGGATCTCTTGGCTCACCGTCTATGCGTTTTCAACAGAGAACTGGCGACGGCCTAGTGACGAAGTACGTTTTTTAATGAATTTTAACCGAGGCCTGCTTCGTCGACGGCGGGACGAGTTGAACGACCTCGGTGTGCGGATTCGCTTCATTGGAAGACGGAACTGGAGGGTGCCGCGCTCGGTTCTGCGCGAAATGGATCGGGCGGAGGAACTCACCCAAGCGAACTCGACTCTTACCCTGACGATGGCCTTCAACTATGGTGGGCGGGCGGAGATCGTCGATGCGGTGCAGTCGATTGTAGCTGCGGGTTATCGTCCCAGCCAGGTTAACGATGCACTCATCGCTAGCTATCTTTACCAGCCCGAGATGCCGGATCCGGACCTTGTGGTCCGTACCTCGGGCGAGTATCGTATCTCTAACTTTTTGCTCTGGCAGTTGGCCTATTCAGAGCTTGTCTTTGTAGACGAGTATTGGCCTGACTTTCGTCGAGAACACCTGTTTGAGGCGGTGCGTCTCTACCAAGGGCGTTCACGCCGTTACGGGGGAGTGAAGGAGCCACGTCGTCGATGA
- a CDS encoding FABP family protein, protein MEFRSVMIGRWSGEGSGWYPTIADFDYHETVEVADLGRPFLTYRQMTKASDGSPLHTEVGYLRFVGERQAELVVAQPTGISEVLTGWIEDRAGGYRLALDSTQVGHTPTSKPVAATRRIFLLEGDVLDVEFWMEAVGQPMQQHLRSRLRRNP, encoded by the coding sequence ATGGAGTTTCGCAGTGTAATGATAGGTCGTTGGAGCGGCGAGGGATCGGGTTGGTACCCGACCATCGCTGATTTTGACTACCATGAGACGGTCGAAGTGGCTGATCTTGGCCGTCCCTTTTTAACCTATCGACAGATGACCAAGGCCAGTGATGGCTCACCATTACATACGGAAGTCGGTTACCTACGGTTCGTGGGGGAACGCCAAGCAGAGCTTGTGGTTGCACAACCGACCGGTATCAGTGAGGTGCTAACCGGGTGGATCGAGGACCGCGCTGGTGGCTATCGCCTCGCCTTGGATTCTACTCAGGTAGGACATACCCCGACCTCGAAACCAGTTGCGGCCACGAGACGGATCTTTCTTCTTGAGGGGGATGTGCTGGACGTGGAGTTTTGGATGGAGGCGGTCGGCCAACCGATGCAGCAGCATCTACGATCACGGCTCCGGCGAAACCCATGA
- the era gene encoding GTPase Era — protein MQSGFVAIVGRTNVGKSSLINSIAAARLSTVSWHKNTTRRAVRVIVREPDIELVLVDTPGLDVGHDQLAARLFAVTEGEMDGADLTLMVLDATKPLSDRERAILDRLHPEDLVVINKIDLVAPGALLPKLDELSRWDLSEYLLASAKRGDGVVALRQALSQRLPEGAAMYDAETKVDLPLRIWLGEVVRDELLNGLRDEVPHSVECRVVDWDDDEDEVPVTIYVERDSQKGILIGEGGARLRSVRRRVNRRLRGRYRVRLEVKVAKEWSRDASRLDEFEF, from the coding sequence ATGCAGTCAGGGTTTGTTGCAATCGTTGGCCGTACAAATGTTGGCAAGTCTTCACTCATCAACTCCATTGCAGCTGCCCGGCTTTCTACGGTGTCATGGCACAAAAACACGACACGTCGAGCGGTGCGGGTGATCGTTCGTGAGCCCGATATCGAGTTGGTATTGGTCGATACTCCGGGGCTTGACGTTGGCCATGACCAACTGGCTGCCCGCCTCTTTGCCGTCACCGAGGGTGAGATGGACGGTGCCGATCTCACGCTGATGGTGCTCGATGCAACTAAGCCGTTGAGCGACCGTGAACGCGCGATACTTGATCGGCTTCACCCCGAGGATTTGGTGGTCATTAACAAGATTGACCTCGTAGCTCCGGGTGCGCTTTTGCCCAAGTTGGATGAGCTATCGCGATGGGATCTCAGCGAGTATCTGTTGGCATCGGCAAAGCGTGGCGACGGCGTTGTCGCGTTGCGCCAGGCGCTCTCGCAACGACTCCCCGAGGGAGCGGCGATGTACGACGCAGAGACCAAGGTCGATCTGCCGCTGCGCATCTGGCTTGGCGAGGTCGTCCGTGATGAACTCTTGAATGGCCTGCGAGATGAGGTCCCCCACTCTGTCGAGTGCCGGGTGGTGGATTGGGATGATGATGAAGATGAGGTACCGGTCACTATCTACGTCGAGCGGGACTCTCAAAAGGGGATACTCATCGGTGAGGGGGGAGCTCGGCTCCGCTCGGTGCGACGCCGTGTCAATCGACGGCTTCGAGGGAGATATCGGGTTCGGCTTGAGGTCAAGGTCGCCAAGGAGTGGAGTCGAGATGCCAGTCGCCTTGACGAATTCGAGTTTTGA
- a CDS encoding hemolysin family protein: protein MNTEDTWSLVVVIFLVLLSAVMSLAETSLTRTSKIRALGLVEQERRGAKRLAAMVEDPGSYLSTVLFVTLVAQLVAATLVGIIADHLFGPLGVVVATIVEVLVIFVLGEAVPKNIAVVRPDESALFAAPLVSVLVKFWPIKVIASGVARLSRLLTPGRGSITSFVSEQELLAMADAAEEGDVIEDEERALIHSVINFGDTITREVMVPRPDIVAVEATATIDEAIAVIVKVGRSRLPVYDGSIDNVVGILLAKDLLAIERKDTGHEAVRRHMRPAHFVPESKPVADLLREMKLEKFHISVVVDEYGSTAGLVTLEDLIEELIGDISDEFDTEDEAVVAGADGGIQVKGTHAIDDIEELLHVTLPEGGWDTVGGFIVGQLGHLPAAGEEVEVAGYRFRVLHVTGHRVATVTIVPLADPDRTGEAN, encoded by the coding sequence ATGAACACTGAAGACACCTGGTCGCTGGTTGTCGTTATTTTTCTGGTATTACTGTCTGCGGTCATGTCCCTGGCAGAGACTTCTTTGACGCGAACCTCGAAGATTCGTGCCCTTGGGCTGGTGGAACAGGAACGCCGGGGGGCCAAGCGACTCGCCGCAATGGTGGAGGACCCAGGTTCCTACCTCAGCACCGTACTTTTCGTGACCCTCGTTGCACAGCTCGTTGCCGCCACGCTGGTCGGTATCATTGCTGACCATCTCTTTGGACCTCTCGGAGTGGTCGTCGCCACCATTGTTGAGGTACTGGTAATTTTTGTTCTTGGGGAGGCGGTGCCAAAGAACATCGCCGTGGTCCGCCCGGACGAGAGTGCGCTTTTTGCGGCACCGTTGGTCTCGGTGTTGGTCAAGTTCTGGCCCATCAAGGTGATCGCCTCCGGGGTAGCACGACTTTCGCGGCTCCTGACACCTGGTCGAGGTTCCATCACGTCCTTCGTCTCCGAGCAGGAGCTGCTCGCGATGGCTGATGCTGCGGAGGAGGGTGACGTCATCGAAGATGAGGAACGGGCGCTCATCCACTCAGTAATCAATTTCGGAGATACGATCACGCGGGAAGTGATGGTACCTCGGCCCGATATCGTCGCCGTCGAGGCGACAGCGACGATCGATGAAGCGATCGCTGTGATCGTCAAGGTTGGTCGCTCGCGATTGCCGGTCTATGACGGATCGATCGATAATGTGGTCGGGATTCTGCTCGCGAAGGATTTGCTTGCGATCGAGCGCAAGGACACTGGCCATGAGGCGGTGCGCAGACACATGCGTCCGGCGCACTTTGTTCCGGAGAGTAAGCCGGTTGCCGATCTTCTCCGGGAGATGAAGCTGGAGAAGTTCCACATCAGCGTGGTGGTCGACGAGTACGGCTCAACGGCGGGTCTTGTTACGCTGGAGGACCTGATTGAGGAGTTGATCGGCGACATCTCGGATGAGTTCGATACCGAGGATGAGGCGGTGGTAGCGGGCGCCGATGGAGGCATTCAGGTCAAGGGCACCCATGCCATCGATGACATCGAGGAGCTCTTGCATGTGACCTTGCCTGAAGGGGGATGGGATACCGTTGGTGGATTTATTGTGGGTCAACTAGGACATTTGCCGGCGGCTGGCGAGGAGGTCGAGGTGGCGGGGTATCGGTTTCGAGTCCTTCATGTGACGGGTCATCGCGTCGCCACCGTTACAATTGTGCCCCTCGCCGATCCTGACAGGACCGGAGAGGCTAACTGA
- the ybeY gene encoding rRNA maturation RNase YbeY: MSSELEVFVANEQDDVPIAEDLFYTLAKQIATHEYKVRPAELSVLFVDRDVIASMNLEFRAMNGPTDVLSFVIEEDDPPFGGSPDSRRPSPTSPQPERPVLLGDIVICPLVAAGNAPQHQGERGHDGTLEDELALLLVHGVLHLRGMDHEIDAEAELMEAREDALLEQFYRPLKAARLGRGRE; this comes from the coding sequence GTGAGTAGTGAGTTAGAGGTCTTTGTCGCCAATGAACAGGACGACGTCCCGATAGCCGAGGACTTGTTCTATACGCTGGCCAAGCAGATCGCCACCCATGAATATAAGGTCCGACCGGCCGAGCTCTCGGTTCTTTTCGTCGACCGTGATGTGATCGCATCGATGAACCTTGAGTTTCGCGCGATGAACGGGCCAACTGATGTCCTTTCTTTTGTGATTGAGGAGGATGACCCACCCTTTGGAGGATCCCCTGACTCACGGAGGCCAAGTCCGACCTCGCCGCAACCGGAACGCCCGGTCCTGTTGGGTGACATCGTGATCTGCCCCCTCGTCGCTGCCGGGAACGCGCCCCAGCACCAGGGTGAACGGGGCCATGACGGTACGCTTGAGGATGAGTTGGCGTTATTGCTCGTCCATGGTGTGCTGCACCTTCGAGGCATGGATCACGAGATTGATGCCGAAGCGGAGCTGATGGAGGCACGAGAGGATGCGTTGTTGGAACAATTCTACCGCCCTTTGAAAGCTGCACGTCTCGGTCGGGGGCGTGAGTAG
- a CDS encoding PhoH family protein: MSSANMSVASMTGRLRVTSPPALLNVLGRNDEHLRILERAFTRSRILIRGDEIMVEGPDATVVIRLFSELLAIADRGDAIEPQTLQRAIDMVEAEASPKDVTDVELARSRSGKPVRPKTIGQRRYVEAIGANTITFGIGPAGTGKSYLAVALAVAALQEKRINRIILTRPAVEAGERLGFLPGDLNAKVDPYLRPLYDALYDLMDPETVTRLFERQVIEVAPLAFMRGRTLNASFIILDEAQNTTPGQMKMFLTRIGFGSKAVVTGDVTQVDLTSGRSGLFDVERTLSGIEGVAFVRLDSRDVVRNPIVTAIVDAYDRSEAEANRS; this comes from the coding sequence ATGTCGAGTGCCAATATGAGTGTGGCATCGATGACGGGCCGCTTGCGGGTTACGAGCCCGCCAGCCCTTTTGAACGTCCTTGGGCGTAATGACGAGCATTTACGGATTCTTGAGCGCGCATTTACTCGCTCGCGCATCCTTATCCGTGGAGATGAAATCATGGTGGAAGGGCCTGACGCGACGGTGGTCATCCGACTTTTTTCGGAGCTCTTGGCCATTGCTGACCGCGGTGATGCGATCGAACCCCAAACACTCCAACGGGCCATCGATATGGTCGAGGCCGAGGCAAGCCCAAAGGATGTCACTGATGTCGAGCTTGCGCGTTCGCGCTCCGGTAAGCCGGTGCGCCCCAAGACGATCGGGCAACGCAGGTACGTGGAGGCTATCGGAGCCAATACCATCACCTTTGGGATCGGGCCTGCTGGTACTGGGAAGTCCTACCTTGCCGTAGCACTCGCGGTCGCGGCGTTACAGGAGAAGCGCATCAATCGCATCATTTTGACCCGCCCCGCGGTTGAGGCGGGGGAGCGGTTAGGGTTTCTGCCCGGTGATCTCAATGCGAAAGTCGATCCGTACCTGCGTCCGCTCTACGATGCCCTGTATGATTTGATGGATCCCGAGACGGTCACCCGACTGTTCGAACGGCAGGTGATTGAGGTCGCCCCCCTTGCTTTCATGCGCGGCAGGACGCTCAACGCGAGCTTTATCATCCTCGACGAGGCTCAGAACACGACACCTGGCCAGATGAAGATGTTTCTCACTCGTATCGGATTTGGTTCCAAGGCAGTCGTGACCGGTGACGTGACTCAAGTCGACTTGACGAGTGGCCGTTCCGGACTGTTCGACGTGGAGAGGACACTCTCTGGCATCGAGGGTGTGGCCTTTGTCCGCCTTGACTCAAGGGATGTGGTTCGCAACCCGATTGTTACCGCGATCGTTGACGCCTATGATCGAAGTGAGGCGGAGGCAAATCGATCGTGA
- a CDS encoding helix-turn-helix domain-containing protein translates to MVDSKWLSSKEAAERLGVSLRTLYRLIDEGQLTGYQIGRNIRLRHGDLDDYVERSRIAPGDLRHLYQFDEVDASLRSEGS, encoded by the coding sequence GTGGTAGACAGCAAGTGGTTGAGTTCCAAGGAGGCGGCAGAGCGACTGGGTGTGTCACTGCGTACGCTCTATCGGTTGATCGATGAGGGTCAGCTGACGGGCTACCAGATTGGGCGCAATATACGCTTGCGTCATGGTGATCTTGATGACTATGTTGAACGCAGCCGTATTGCGCCGGGGGACCTTCGCCATCTTTACCAATTTGACGAGGTCGATGCCAGCCTGCGAAGTGAGGGTTCCTAA
- a CDS encoding SAF domain-containing protein, whose amino-acid sequence MRSISTPTRDDDPRWSLRRKRLRGARRIEPARLRFVGLVTMLAIAVATLAASLVHEEQQPHTAWVPVAKIAVPAGAALLPQDLELRKTVVPSWLTDAVPHDPTTLIGEVTTTDITPDEIIETSMVAQSRPSRPLPLITVSVPTSSVGPGLIQPGDRVDVIATYTAASGVASSQVLAVDLEIHALSTNNGTYLITVGVAHLETALAIYQAEQTGKIAIIGATGVAGHTTLQSYPPIGGPHVP is encoded by the coding sequence ATGCGATCGATCAGTACACCTACACGCGATGATGACCCCAGGTGGTCACTCAGGCGCAAACGCCTACGGGGCGCCCGACGCATCGAACCAGCGAGGCTGCGTTTTGTTGGGCTCGTCACCATGCTGGCGATCGCTGTCGCTACGCTCGCTGCCTCATTAGTGCACGAGGAACAACAACCCCATACCGCCTGGGTTCCCGTCGCAAAGATCGCCGTCCCCGCAGGAGCAGCCCTCCTTCCACAAGATCTCGAACTTCGCAAAACGGTGGTTCCCAGTTGGCTCACCGATGCCGTTCCTCATGATCCAACCACCTTGATCGGAGAGGTGACAACCACCGATATCACCCCTGATGAGATCATCGAAACCTCGATGGTGGCCCAGTCTCGCCCATCTCGCCCGTTACCGCTCATCACGGTCTCGGTGCCGACTTCGTCCGTTGGCCCAGGTCTGATCCAACCCGGTGATCGTGTCGATGTCATCGCCACCTACACGGCGGCGAGCGGAGTTGCCTCATCCCAAGTGCTCGCCGTCGATCTGGAGATCCATGCACTGAGTACCAACAACGGCACCTACCTCATCACCGTTGGCGTCGCGCACCTCGAGACCGCTCTCGCGATCTACCAGGCAGAACAAACCGGCAAGATCGCGATCATTGGCGCTACCGGGGTTGCGGGGCACACAACGCTGCAGAGCTATCCGCCGATCGGTGGCCCCCATGTCCCATAG
- a CDS encoding MBL fold metallo-hydrolase, with the protein MAVVQMSAQDPRDPKAPPVTPGPIEVSKGVIRILAPNPSPMTLDGTNTYLVSGPDRSQAVVVDPGPDMEEHLLAIRMLIEARQLAVRAVITTHAHLDHAALGPRAAEELGVPLLTASEIGDSPLAQRVVTACGVRVLATPGHSADSVSYLSADGVLMSGDHLLGRGTTAILHPDGSLGQFLGSLATVEATEFAMIAPGHGPVMEADLGRRVIAYYRAHRLERVDQVRQLLEGGDRVVVDLVAAIYGAIEDPIVAWSARASTLATITYLTQEGDWSLEGDHIVRVTH; encoded by the coding sequence ATGGCGGTGGTGCAGATGAGCGCGCAAGATCCTCGTGATCCCAAGGCGCCACCGGTAACACCGGGGCCTATCGAGGTCAGTAAAGGCGTCATTCGTATTCTTGCTCCTAACCCATCGCCGATGACGTTGGACGGCACCAATACCTACCTTGTGAGCGGTCCCGACCGATCGCAAGCGGTCGTGGTCGATCCGGGTCCCGACATGGAGGAACATCTGCTGGCGATCAGAATGCTCATCGAGGCTCGCCAGCTCGCCGTACGAGCGGTTATCACGACCCATGCACATCTTGACCATGCGGCTCTTGGTCCTCGGGCCGCTGAAGAACTCGGCGTGCCGTTGCTCACGGCCTCGGAGATCGGTGATTCGCCGCTGGCTCAGCGAGTGGTGACGGCCTGCGGGGTCAGGGTTTTGGCGACGCCAGGACATAGTGCGGACTCGGTGAGCTATCTCAGTGCCGACGGTGTCTTGATGAGTGGTGACCATCTCCTGGGACGTGGCACGACAGCGATTCTGCACCCAGATGGTTCCCTTGGGCAATTCCTTGGATCCTTGGCGACGGTGGAGGCGACGGAGTTCGCCATGATTGCACCGGGGCACGGACCGGTGATGGAGGCAGACCTGGGGCGACGGGTCATCGCGTACTATCGAGCCCACCGACTTGAGCGAGTCGACCAGGTCCGCCAACTCCTCGAGGGCGGTGATCGCGTGGTCGTGGACCTCGTGGCGGCGATCTATGGCGCGATTGAGGATCCGATCGTTGCTTGGTCGGCGAGGGCGTCGACGCTCGCCACGATCACCTATCTGACCCAGGAGGGTGACTGGTCGCTCGAGGGTGACCATATCGTGCGGGTTACGCATTAA
- a CDS encoding ATPase, T2SS/T4P/T4SS family, protein MMRSTSGRITGFLEYCALVEQRVQAVAKQEHLDPDDPSSTARIRELARSEMEHLTPGIDLLSQASIAEQVSDYVTRSMLGAGPLQPLLEDPHLEEIMINGPQEIFVIRSGAGHLRYPEGFYHEAHLRRIIERLAAQSLGSSRALDPSEGIQDISLPDGSRLHLVHPELSATGHMLINLRRVSHRSNHGGQQPLHQLLVRAMNEGATVVIAGLPGSGKTTLARLLLAQVDPRSRIVVAEEVAETGVALANVAHLQTRRARRGATAIDLRTLVTAFLRMAPSIAVVGEIRDKEALPFLLTITSGIPGLTTIHARDARGALTRLRLLSELNGTGIGSSSMSQLIADGIDIVVYQAKIEERFTITQLALVEDITSGSGQTNFVTIDLDIANGMLMAPIPQHARILQRYPALRQPMTAVPIGELA, encoded by the coding sequence ATGATGCGGTCGACATCGGGAAGGATCACTGGCTTTCTCGAATACTGCGCGCTGGTGGAACAGCGTGTTCAAGCCGTGGCCAAGCAGGAACATCTTGATCCTGACGACCCCAGTTCCACAGCTCGCATCCGCGAACTCGCCCGTTCAGAGATGGAGCATCTCACGCCCGGTATCGACCTCCTCAGTCAAGCGTCAATCGCGGAGCAGGTTTCCGATTATGTCACCCGAAGTATGCTCGGCGCTGGCCCGCTCCAACCACTCCTTGAGGATCCGCACCTAGAGGAGATTATGATCAATGGGCCGCAAGAGATCTTTGTCATTCGCTCAGGCGCTGGTCATCTGCGTTATCCGGAAGGCTTCTACCACGAAGCACACCTACGCCGGATTATCGAGCGCCTCGCCGCTCAGTCGCTTGGCAGCAGCCGCGCACTCGACCCATCTGAAGGAATCCAGGACATCAGCCTCCCTGACGGCTCTCGCCTCCATCTGGTGCACCCGGAACTCTCCGCAACAGGGCACATGCTGATCAATCTTCGCCGGGTCTCGCATCGAAGCAACCACGGCGGCCAACAACCGCTCCATCAACTACTCGTCCGGGCGATGAACGAAGGTGCAACCGTCGTGATAGCCGGACTACCAGGCTCCGGCAAGACTACCCTGGCAAGACTCCTCCTCGCTCAGGTCGACCCGCGAAGCCGCATCGTCGTCGCCGAAGAGGTCGCCGAGACCGGAGTTGCGTTAGCCAATGTTGCTCATCTACAGACGCGACGAGCCCGTCGGGGCGCCACCGCCATCGACCTACGGACCCTGGTTACTGCATTTTTGCGAATGGCACCATCGATCGCCGTCGTCGGAGAGATCCGCGATAAGGAGGCGTTGCCCTTTCTCCTCACCATCACCAGCGGCATTCCTGGACTCACCACGATCCATGCACGAGATGCCCGAGGTGCACTGACCCGGCTACGGCTCCTCTCCGAGCTCAACGGCACCGGCATCGGGAGCTCATCGATGAGTCAGTTGATCGCTGACGGCATCGACATCGTCGTCTACCAAGCAAAAATAGAGGAACGCTTCACCATCACACAGCTCGCCCTGGTCGAAGACATCACGAGTGGAAGCGGACAGACCAACTTCGTCACCATTGACCTTGACATCGCGAATGGCATGCTGATGGCTCCCATTCCTCAGCACGCCCGAATCCTTCAGCGATATCCGGCACTTCGCCAACCCATGACGGCGGTACCAATTGGAGAACTGGCATGA